The following are encoded together in the Daucus carota subsp. sativus chromosome 5, DH1 v3.0, whole genome shotgun sequence genome:
- the LOC108221566 gene encoding protein FAR1-RELATED SEQUENCE 5-like, with protein sequence MEISSNQTVFCSNQAQFSSNQANFREVADIQSSSGNSVCIDVVDNVCDTTLHDFVEDCLEGFDESISRSSKVWNPKVSDDKLKPYPGQLFKDIESAFKFYTDYGRDGGFEVRKSTQKVRNGIIVTKYIICSKGGHHDTSMTKDVDVNSESSHASTSVQLQVKRRKTVTKRCDCRAKIILKYNGFNAYVISSFIEVHNHRLASPSGKEFLLCNRSMTSFQRRFVLDAAKSNIGSYRAHNLFKSISGSYSEVGATAVDFQNWMRDIKLYIGKHDSDMLIQKFQNKRDVSDGGFFFEYQTDSNGHLTRLFWADIQGRRSYEVFGDVVSFDATYRTNKYGMVFVPFIGVDNHWKSVTFASALLNHEDATNFMWACEMFLQAFGRPPKCIITDQCLGMKVAIANTFPHSIHRYCMWHIMQKFPAKVGPVFCAETGFMEKLNKFVWSSHLTVPEFEKGWDDVLKEFGLSEHVWLKEIYAMRESWIPAFFADKPMGALLRTTSRSESSNFYFNHFVQKGDTLSEFYLCYESAIDKQIHDQNKLNTTDKNCIPQSITEKAIEKHAACLYTRSMFYKVQKQIKASCFHISLGGQPIVTDGVNKYLLCDKSLNGKLFEVEFCLSTYDISCSCKLFTRVGYLCRHCFYCLSLWGVDKIPHQFICKRWMRNAERFCKLKFTDESECATDGHISREIAMRIWTEYQACVDNVCNNLKGLEYLLDEMKCLRIRVEEKFDKRPATKDDMLEEIFGVRPSGSSNVLPPLPSNNKGCRKRIVGGAELSRDGKKRPTRTCKFCHTLGYHDSRNCPKKLLVNQQIPTIPNIQVSLSPSFYSQNMTS encoded by the exons ATGGAGATTTCGTCAAATCAAACTGTGTTTTGCTCGAATCAAGCTCAGTTTTCCTCAAATCAAGCTAATTTTCGCGAAGTTGCTGACATTCAATCATCATCAG gCAATTCTGTTTGTATTGATGTTGTTGATAATGTTTGTGATACTACTCTTCATGATTTTGTTGAGGATTGCTTAGAAGGTTTTGATGAGTCAATTAGTAGAAGCTCTAAAGTGTGGAATCCTAAAGTTTCTGATGACAAACTTAAACCATATCCTGGTCAACTGTTTAAAGACATTGAGTCGGCTTTTAAGTTCTATACTGATTATGGCAGAGATGGTGGATTTGAGGTTCGTAAATCAACACAAAAAGTCAGGAATGGTATTATAGTTACCAAGTACATAATTTGTTCTAAAGGAGGCCATCACGATACATCCATGACAAAGGATGTTGATGTTAATTCAGAATCATCTCATGCATCAACTAGTGTTCAACTGCAAGTCAAGAGGAGGAAGACGGTGACAAAGAGATGTGACTGTCGAGCAAAAATTATTCTCAAGTACAATGGTTTCAATGCGTATGTTATTTCGTCATTTATCGAAGTTCACAACCATCGTCTAGCATCGCCATCAGGAAAAGAATTTCTACTTTGTAATCGATCTATGACTTCATTTCAGCGCCGATTTGTTCTAGATGCTGCGAAATCAAACATAGGCTCGTATAGAGCTCACAATTTGTTCAAGTCGATATCAGGATCCTACTCTGAAGTTGGGGCAACCGCTGTTGATTTTCAAAACTGGATGagagatataaaattatatattggcAAACATGATTCTGATATGCTGATACAGaagtttcaaaacaaaagggacGTATCAGATGGAGGATTTTTTTTCGAATATCAGACGGATTCAAACGGTCATCTTACCCGTCTTTTTTGGGCTGATATTCAAGGACGTAGGAGTTATGAAGTTTTTGGTGATGTTGTATCTTTTGATGCAACATACCGTACCAATAA GTATGGAATGGTATTCGTGCCTTTTATTGGAGTAGATAATCATTGGAAGAGTGTTACGTTTGCTTCTGCATTACTAAATCATGAGGATGCAACAAATTTCATGTGGGCTTGTGAGATGTTTCTTCAAGCATTTGGCCGTCCACCAAAATGTATAATAACTGATCAGTGTCTTGGGATGAAAGTTGCAATTGCTAACACATTCCCACATTCTATTCATCGTTATTGTATGTGGCATATAATGCAAAAGTTCCCTGCCAAG GTTGGTCCTGTGTTCTGTGCAGAAACGGGATTTATGGAAAAACTCAATAAGTTTGTTTGGTCATCACATTTGACTGTTCCTGAGTTTGAAAAAGGTTGGGATGATGTGCTTAAGGAATTTGGATTAAGTGAACATGTCTGGTTGAAAGAGATATATGCAATGAGGGAATCATGGATTCCTGCTTTCTTTGCGGACAAGCCAATGGGAGCCTTATTGAGAACAACCTCAAGGTCAGAGAGCAGTAATTTCTACTTTAATCATTTCGTCCAAAAAGGGGATACTCTTTCAGAGTTCTACTTGTGTTATGAGAGTGCTATTGACAAACAAATTCATGACCAAAACAAATTGAACACCACTGACAAGAATTGTATTCCACAATCTATTACTGAGAAGGCTATTGAAAAGCATGCAGCTTGCCTTTATACTCGAAGTATGTTTTATAAGgttcaaaaacaaataaaagccaGTTGCTTTCATATCAGTCTTGGTGGGCAACCAATTGTTACTGATGGcgtgaataaatatttactttGTGATAAGAGCTTGAATGGTAAGTTGTTTGAGGTTGAATTTTGTTTGTCAACATATGATATTAGCTGTTCCTGCAAGCTGTTTACCAGAGTAGGCTATCTGTGTCGTCATTGTTTCTATTGTTTGAGTTTGTGGGGTGTTGATAAAATCCCACATCAGTTCATATGTAAGCGTTGGATGAGGAATGCAGAGAGATTTTGCAAATTGAAGTTTACTGATGAAAGCGAATGTGCTACTGATGGGCATATCAGCAGAGAAATTGCAATGAGGATATGGACAGAGTATCAAGCTTGTGTTGATAATGTTTGCAATAACCTGAAAGGTTTAGAGTATTTGTTGGATGAGATGAAGTGCTTGAGGATTAGAGTTGAAGAGAAATTTGATAAACGTCCGGCAACAAAAGATGATATGCTGGAAGAGATTTTTGGTGTGAGGCCTTCAGGTTCAAGTAATGTACTTCCACCACTGCCAAGTAATAACAAAGGATGTCGTAAAAGAATTGTTGGTGGTGCAGAGTTAAGTCGTGATGGGAAGAAAAGACCAACCAGGACATGTAAATTTTGTCATACTCTTGGGTATCATGATTCACGCAACTGTCCGAAGAAACTCCTTGTTAATCAGCAGATTCCAACTATTCCTAATATACAAGTATCTCTTAGTCCTAGCTTCTACTCTCAAAATATGACTAGTTAG